Proteins encoded in a region of the Methanofollis tationis genome:
- the thiI gene encoding tRNA uracil 4-sulfurtransferase ThiI: MGTVLLRFGELFLKSESVRRIFMETLRRNLEKALAASGLEHEVEVRRDRVLVHGPDPEGIAGVAARTFGIVDVAVCTRTGTSIEEMGEAALERARRHLRAGMTFAVRARREGVEGYTSQQIGAEVGSVIYEAIPGLSVDLTHPDYEVFVEARPYGGLVYDERIPAPRGLPFGTQERVLSLLSAGIDSPVAGWLVMRRGCTLTHLTLDGGRWQGEEVREAVLRHHAVLSTWCMGHPLDLIVADMEPFFDVMTAAAEPRYRCLLCKRFMFRVADAVARREGAFAIVTGDNLGQVASQTLVNLGVIESAATMPVLRPLITYEKAEAVDIARRIGTFDEDAGDLSCRAVPKRPATQADIAAIEENEAKIDLDGLVAGAVGSLRFVRAINGEIVRTG, encoded by the coding sequence ATGGGCACGGTGCTGCTGCGGTTCGGGGAGTTGTTCTTAAAGAGCGAGAGCGTCAGGCGGATCTTCATGGAGACGCTGAGGAGGAACCTGGAAAAGGCGCTGGCGGCGTCCGGGCTCGAGCACGAGGTCGAGGTGCGCCGGGACCGGGTCCTGGTCCACGGCCCTGACCCCGAGGGGATCGCCGGCGTCGCCGCCAGGACCTTCGGGATCGTCGATGTCGCTGTCTGCACCCGCACGGGAACGAGCATCGAGGAGATGGGGGAGGCGGCCCTTGAGAGGGCGCGCCGGCACCTCCGGGCCGGGATGACCTTCGCGGTCCGGGCCCGGCGCGAGGGCGTGGAGGGGTATACGAGCCAGCAGATCGGGGCCGAGGTCGGGAGCGTGATCTACGAGGCGATCCCCGGGCTTTCCGTCGACCTCACGCACCCTGACTACGAGGTCTTCGTCGAGGCCAGGCCGTACGGCGGCCTGGTCTACGACGAGCGGATCCCGGCGCCGCGGGGGCTCCCCTTCGGGACGCAGGAACGGGTGCTCTCCCTCCTCTCCGCGGGGATCGACTCGCCGGTGGCCGGCTGGCTGGTGATGCGCCGGGGCTGCACCCTCACCCACCTCACCCTGGACGGCGGGCGGTGGCAGGGCGAGGAGGTGCGAGAGGCCGTGCTCAGGCATCACGCCGTCCTCTCGACCTGGTGCATGGGCCATCCCCTCGACCTGATCGTCGCCGACATGGAACCGTTCTTCGATGTGATGACCGCGGCGGCCGAGCCCCGGTACCGCTGCCTCCTCTGCAAGCGCTTCATGTTCAGGGTCGCCGACGCCGTCGCCCGGCGTGAAGGAGCGTTCGCCATCGTCACCGGCGACAACCTCGGGCAGGTCGCCTCCCAGACCCTGGTGAACCTCGGGGTGATCGAGTCGGCCGCCACCATGCCGGTGCTACGCCCGCTCATCACCTATGAGAAGGCCGAGGCGGTCGATATCGCCCGGCGGATCGGCACCTTCGACGAGGACGCGGGCGACCTCTCCTGCCGTGCCGTGCCGAAACGCCCGGCGACGCAGGCCGATATCGCGGCGATCGAGGAGAACGAGGCAAAAATCGATCTCGACGGCCTCGTCGCCGGGGCCGTTGGATCGCTGCGGTTTGTCAGGGCGATCAACGGAGAGATCGTCAGGACCGGTTGA
- the larE gene encoding ATP-dependent sacrificial sulfur transferase LarE gives MIADQMPECLRAYLVAHAPVVVALSGGTDSAVLLAAATKAGATVAAVTVETGLAPPGEAGQAAEVAAALGVPHTLLHVDMLAIEAVRFNAPERCYLCKRRMMEEVAGWARAHDYASVADGTHAGDDPGERPGVRALRELGVVSPFAACEMGKEEIVALARAWGIPVRPSSSCLATRLPEGAEVTPAALRQVAAAEAILREEVPGRVRVRVVGRSARIEVPAGFEERARALVPRIKALGFEEVIIGDE, from the coding sequence ATGATCGCCGATCAGATGCCCGAGTGCCTCCGGGCCTATCTCGTCGCACACGCTCCCGTCGTCGTCGCCCTCTCGGGAGGGACGGACAGCGCCGTTCTCCTGGCGGCGGCGACGAAGGCCGGGGCGACGGTGGCGGCGGTGACCGTGGAGACCGGGCTTGCGCCCCCCGGCGAGGCAGGGCAGGCTGCAGAGGTGGCGGCGGCGCTCGGTGTTCCGCACACCCTCCTGCACGTCGATATGCTCGCCATCGAGGCGGTGCGGTTCAACGCCCCTGAGCGCTGTTATCTCTGCAAGCGGCGGATGATGGAAGAGGTCGCCGGGTGGGCACGCGCGCACGACTATGCCTCGGTCGCCGACGGGACGCATGCCGGCGACGATCCCGGCGAGCGTCCGGGCGTCCGGGCCCTGCGGGAACTCGGCGTCGTCAGCCCGTTTGCCGCCTGCGAGATGGGAAAGGAGGAGATCGTCGCCCTCGCGCGGGCCTGGGGGATCCCGGTCCGCCCCTCCTCGTCCTGTCTTGCGACCCGCCTGCCCGAAGGCGCCGAGGTGACGCCGGCGGCGCTGCGGCAGGTCGCCGCGGCCGAGGCGATCCTCAGGGAGGAGGTGCCCGGGCGGGTGCGGGTCAGGGTTGTGGGGCGCTCGGCCAGGATCGAGGTGCCGGCCGGATTCGAGGAGCGGGCGAGGGCGCTGGTTCCCAGGATAAAGGCGCTCGGGTTTGAAGAGGTTATCATAGGAGACGAGTAG
- a CDS encoding NifB/NifX family molybdenum-iron cluster-binding protein has product MKIAVATDGEGGLDAIVATDFGRGETFTLVEVEGEAIAAVRVVENEGRRMAQGAGIAAAEQALEEGVDAVAGGHFGPHAEEIFREEGIDLVYIPKVTAREAVERYLAHLKGV; this is encoded by the coding sequence ATGAAGATTGCAGTCGCCACCGACGGGGAGGGGGGGCTTGATGCGATTGTGGCCACGGACTTCGGGCGGGGCGAGACCTTCACTCTGGTCGAGGTCGAGGGAGAGGCGATCGCCGCCGTCCGGGTCGTCGAGAACGAGGGGAGGCGTATGGCACAGGGCGCGGGGATCGCCGCCGCCGAGCAGGCGCTGGAGGAGGGGGTGGACGCCGTCGCCGGCGGACACTTCGGCCCGCACGCCGAGGAGATCTTCAGAGAGGAGGGGATCGACCTCGTCTATATCCCGAAGGTGACGGCGAGAGAGGCGGTGGAGCGGTATCTCGCACATCTGAAAGGTGTATGA
- a CDS encoding DUF2150 family protein: MSMAKKSAKTEEPMKLFYIFYSEERWNNWLSSLREADFEGDPDAEEMPPGFQTLQSFVEDITISVLKIVKLYQNERFSKEEALDKLGVVEGIVMRELPEDDALAEFVGGVQISLLALFASCRSYLEGGYEADPKALVKEGRKVAGDDPEAALDVAAKLGAQMIGGGKWSATYLKSKDEPTIFDEWLAEIETISEAVASLKNFDEEPGEV; the protein is encoded by the coding sequence ATGTCAATGGCGAAGAAGAGCGCGAAAACAGAAGAGCCGATGAAGTTATTCTATATTTTTTACAGCGAAGAACGCTGGAATAACTGGCTTTCCTCCCTCCGGGAGGCGGACTTCGAGGGCGATCCAGATGCAGAGGAGATGCCGCCGGGCTTCCAGACCCTCCAGAGTTTTGTCGAGGACATCACCATCTCGGTGCTGAAGATCGTCAAACTCTACCAGAACGAGCGGTTCTCAAAGGAGGAGGCCCTTGATAAGCTCGGCGTGGTCGAGGGGATCGTGATGCGGGAGCTCCCCGAGGACGACGCCCTCGCCGAGTTCGTCGGCGGGGTGCAGATCTCGCTGCTCGCGCTCTTCGCCTCGTGCCGCTCCTATCTCGAGGGCGGTTATGAGGCCGACCCGAAGGCCCTGGTGAAGGAAGGAAGAAAAGTCGCCGGGGACGACCCCGAAGCGGCGCTCGATGTGGCGGCAAAACTCGGCGCCCAGATGATCGGCGGCGGCAAGTGGAGCGCCACCTACCTCAAGAGCAAGGACGAACCGACGATCTTCGACGAGTGGCTCGCTGAGATTGAGACGATCTCCGAGGCGGTCGCCTCCCTGAAGAACTTCGACGAAGAGCCCGGTGAAGTATAG
- a CDS encoding DUF5814 domain-containing protein codes for MIADRARFRSSRKIERVTGLRLPDRVFNTAFLEAVAPAMGNRALDAHVREQLLNIHRDFLACTCRDNPNCGCPERKFAKTIVEYRETGLDHRQISETILEEYGIEVFPADILSFLEESVHVLEVIREVARIEGRTDLMKETDRHIKNVER; via the coding sequence GTGATCGCCGATCGGGCCAGGTTCAGATCCTCCCGCAAGATCGAGAGGGTCACCGGCCTTCGCCTCCCTGACCGGGTCTTCAATACCGCCTTTCTCGAAGCCGTCGCCCCGGCGATGGGCAACCGCGCCCTCGACGCCCATGTGCGGGAGCAGCTCCTCAATATCCACCGCGATTTTCTCGCCTGCACCTGCCGGGACAACCCGAACTGCGGGTGTCCCGAGCGGAAATTCGCAAAGACGATCGTCGAGTACCGGGAGACCGGGCTCGACCACCGGCAGATCTCTGAGACGATCCTGGAGGAGTACGGGATCGAGGTCTTCCCCGCCGATATCCTCTCGTTTCTCGAAGAGTCGGTCCATGTGCTCGAGGTGATCAGGGAGGTGGCCAGGATCGAGGGCCGCACCGACCTGATGAAGGAGACCGACCGGCACATCAAGAACGTGGAGCGGTGA
- the hepT gene encoding type VII toxin-antitoxin system HepT family RNase toxin, whose product MHDRERISVILADIDRYCADLKEFQIRSTDDLHDKKTYYAVSMVLFSLLNRVIDLGSEMVMGAALGTPATYRDIFRLLENDGIIDRELNRALSSLVYYRNLLSHEYHTFDESDLMEILTRLPQISYFVQQVRAALR is encoded by the coding sequence ATGCACGATCGTGAACGGATCAGTGTCATCCTTGCGGATATCGACCGATATTGCGCCGACCTGAAGGAGTTCCAGATCCGATCGACAGACGACCTCCATGATAAAAAGACCTATTATGCCGTCTCCATGGTCCTCTTCTCCCTGCTCAACCGGGTGATCGATCTCGGCAGCGAGATGGTGATGGGGGCCGCCCTCGGGACGCCAGCGACCTACCGGGACATCTTCAGGCTGCTGGAGAACGACGGGATAATCGATAGAGAACTGAACCGCGCTCTTTCATCGCTGGTGTATTACCGGAACCTGCTCTCTCACGAATACCATACGTTTGATGAGAGCGACCTTATGGAGATCCTCACACGCCTGCCCCAGATATCATATTTCGTTCAGCAGGTGAGAGCAGCCCTGCGGTGA
- the mntA gene encoding type VII toxin-antitoxin system MntA family adenylyltransferase antitoxin, protein METAAEAWPHVVGPLADHPAVLAIVLFGSTATGNRRPFSDIDLCIIASRPLQREEKEDLFSNSAPGFDLSLFQDLPLIIQYRVFRDGKVLFCRDEMQLQRLKGRTISRYLDFSHILRRCSERVLGECHARS, encoded by the coding sequence ATGGAAACAGCAGCAGAGGCATGGCCCCACGTGGTCGGGCCGCTTGCAGATCATCCGGCGGTCCTTGCCATCGTCCTCTTCGGCTCCACGGCAACCGGGAACCGGCGACCGTTCTCCGACATCGATCTCTGCATCATCGCCTCCCGCCCCCTCCAGAGAGAGGAGAAAGAGGATCTCTTCAGCAACAGTGCGCCGGGGTTCGACCTCTCCCTCTTCCAGGACCTCCCCCTCATCATCCAGTACCGTGTGTTCAGGGACGGAAAGGTGCTTTTCTGCCGTGACGAGATGCAATTGCAGAGGCTGAAGGGAAGGACCATCAGCAGATATCTGGATTTTTCTCACATTCTCAGACGCTGCTCTGAGCGGGTGCTGGGGGAGTGCCATGCACGATCGTGA
- a CDS encoding ATP-binding protein has product MDANKSIEALIEEFGELMTKTLDLPGYIRTDTPEAFLEFLFSYERPLVVVFDEFQRFQKVHPSFISQMQRFWDLKGRASNLFLIVSGSSVGMIRKIFLDGDAPLFRRADNILTLRPFEPRDCFSILNDIGVRDPAAQLDLYLLFGGTIYYYTFLEKYGCTDLSSALDRLVLNDLAPLRREMSEVMIEEFGREHATYYEIFAAIAEGKMAQKEIADFTGRAPTSLPPYLRDLVDLPGILEYRVPVTEDRHRSKMGRYVFSDNFFRFYARYIYRNMSLYEGGRYDLLKGRILSEWKGFSGRAFEEMVRALLVRETAAQYERAGAWWNRRGDEIDLLALGSQGNLAVEIKNRDLTFSEARGILSALEKKIPRVKGLSGPVKMGIAARTVQGKEMLREGGFSVWNLADLGICPVRG; this is encoded by the coding sequence GTGGACGCAAACAAGAGCATCGAAGCCCTGATCGAGGAATTCGGAGAGTTGATGACGAAAACGCTCGACCTGCCCGGCTACATCAGGACCGATACCCCGGAAGCCTTCCTCGAATTTCTCTTCTCCTATGAACGCCCCCTGGTTGTCGTCTTCGACGAGTTTCAGCGCTTCCAGAAGGTCCACCCCTCGTTCATCTCGCAGATGCAGCGGTTCTGGGACCTCAAAGGACGAGCGTCAAACCTCTTTCTCATCGTCTCGGGATCGTCGGTCGGGATGATCAGGAAGATCTTCCTGGACGGCGATGCACCTCTTTTCAGGCGGGCCGATAATATCCTCACACTCCGTCCCTTCGAGCCGCGAGACTGCTTCTCCATTCTCAACGATATCGGCGTGCGGGATCCGGCAGCGCAGCTCGACCTCTATCTCCTCTTTGGCGGGACAATCTACTACTACACCTTCCTGGAGAAGTACGGCTGCACCGATCTGTCCAGTGCTCTTGACCGGCTCGTCCTCAACGACCTCGCCCCCCTCAGGCGGGAGATGAGCGAGGTGATGATCGAGGAGTTCGGGCGCGAGCATGCGACCTATTACGAGATCTTCGCCGCCATCGCAGAGGGAAAGATGGCCCAGAAGGAGATCGCCGATTTCACCGGCCGCGCACCGACCTCCCTCCCGCCGTACCTGCGGGATCTCGTCGACCTCCCCGGGATCCTTGAGTACCGGGTCCCGGTCACCGAGGATAGGCACCGGTCGAAGATGGGGCGGTACGTCTTTTCCGACAATTTCTTCCGGTTTTATGCCCGCTATATCTACCGGAATATGAGCCTGTACGAGGGTGGGCGCTATGATCTCCTGAAGGGCAGGATCCTCTCTGAGTGGAAGGGCTTTTCAGGCCGGGCCTTCGAAGAGATGGTGCGGGCCCTCCTGGTGCGGGAGACGGCCGCACAGTATGAACGGGCCGGTGCCTGGTGGAACAGGCGCGGAGACGAGATCGACCTCCTTGCCCTGGGCTCTCAGGGAAACCTTGCGGTGGAGATCAAGAACCGTGACCTGACCTTCTCGGAGGCGCGGGGCATCCTCTCCGCCCTTGAAAAGAAGATCCCGCGGGTAAAGGGGCTCTCGGGGCCGGTGAAGATGGGGATTGCCGCCCGCACCGTCCAGGGAAAGGAGATGCTGAGGGAGGGGGGCTTCTCCGTCTGGAACCTTGCCGACCTCGGGATCTGCCCGGTGAGAGGATGA
- a CDS encoding RNA-guided endonuclease InsQ/TnpB family protein, translating to MLRAYRYRIYPTKSQVTLLEQTLEICRWVYNDTLALRKDAWEQEQRSIPLFETNKILTQWKRERPELKQVYAQTLQNVQVRVDLAFKAFFRRAKAGENPGYPRFKGKGRYDSFTYPQGQKGGFKLNGDHLHLSKIGDVKIVLHRPVEGTIKTLTVRRSSTGKWYACFSVEYDPTPAPQKETVVGIDVGLESFATLSNGEKIENPRFFRTDEKALAKAQRKLSKLEKGTPERKKARKIVAHVHERIANRRLNFAHQTSRQLVDRFGTIVFEDLNITHMQKNHHLAKSIADVAWNLFITITESKAEDAGSRVILVNPRNTSQICSRCGMIVAKTLSDRVHSCPHCGLVMDRDQNAAINIMRLGLQSQG from the coding sequence ATGCTTAGGGCATATCGGTACAGGATCTATCCAACGAAATCTCAAGTCACTCTGTTAGAGCAGACGCTTGAGATATGTCGGTGGGTCTATAACGATACCCTTGCATTGCGAAAGGACGCATGGGAACAAGAACAGCGTTCTATCCCCCTTTTCGAAACAAACAAGATCCTGACCCAGTGGAAGAGGGAGCGCCCTGAACTGAAACAGGTCTATGCTCAGACCCTCCAGAATGTTCAGGTCAGGGTGGACCTTGCATTTAAAGCCTTTTTTCGGCGGGCGAAGGCAGGGGAAAACCCCGGTTATCCCCGGTTCAAGGGGAAAGGTCGATACGACAGTTTCACGTATCCTCAAGGCCAGAAAGGAGGGTTCAAACTCAATGGGGACCACCTCCATCTCTCGAAGATCGGAGATGTGAAGATCGTCCTCCACCGTCCGGTCGAAGGGACGATCAAGACCCTCACGGTCCGGCGGTCTTCGACCGGAAAGTGGTATGCCTGCTTCTCGGTCGAGTATGATCCCACGCCTGCACCGCAGAAAGAGACCGTAGTCGGGATCGATGTCGGGTTAGAGTCCTTTGCCACCCTCTCAAACGGTGAGAAGATCGAGAACCCACGGTTCTTCCGCACCGACGAGAAGGCCCTTGCAAAGGCGCAGAGGAAACTCTCGAAATTAGAGAAAGGAACTCCCGAACGGAAGAAGGCCAGGAAGATCGTCGCACACGTCCACGAACGGATCGCCAACAGACGGCTCAATTTTGCTCACCAGACCTCCCGGCAGTTGGTGGATCGGTTCGGTACGATTGTGTTCGAGGACCTGAACATCACACATATGCAGAAGAACCATCATCTGGCAAAAAGTATTGCAGATGTCGCCTGGAATCTGTTCATCACGATCACAGAGAGCAAAGCGGAAGATGCTGGCTCACGCGTGATCCTGGTGAACCCCAGAAACACGTCTCAAATATGTTCCAGATGTGGGATGATCGTCGCAAAGACACTTTCTGATCGTGTCCATTCCTGCCCGCATTGCGGGTTGGTGATGGATCGCGACCAGAATGCGGCGATCAATATTATGAGATTGGGGCTGCAATCTCAGGGATAA
- a CDS encoding type II toxin-antitoxin system HicB family antitoxin has protein sequence MTGTDRIDLPALACKDDDGFYVVECPLLPGCYTQGKTLDEALKNLQEVIDLCLGEEATCPPNRSARG, from the coding sequence ATGACCGGAACGGATCGGATAGATCTCCCGGCTCTTGCCTGTAAAGACGACGATGGCTTCTATGTGGTAGAATGCCCTCTTCTTCCCGGGTGTTATACGCAAGGGAAGACACTTGATGAAGCGTTGAAGAACCTCCAGGAGGTCATCGACCTCTGTCTCGGAGAGGAGGCAACGTGTCCACCCAACCGGTCTGCCCGAGGCTGA
- the wecB gene encoding non-hydrolyzing UDP-N-acetylglucosamine 2-epimerase — MKILTVVGARPQFIKCAPVSRELRKEHEEILVHTGQHYDREMSDLFFEELKIPRPDHNLGIGSGTHGRQTGAMLAGIEEVILAEEPDLLLVYGDTNSTLAGALAAAKLHVPVAHVEAGLRSFDRRMPEEINRVLTDHISDLLLCPTETAVENLRREGITAGVHLTGDVMVDALLEHAEVARASPVLADLGLDHYRLATVHRAENTDDPARLAAIMRALGDLGDVVLPCHPRTEKMLKNAGLYEEAKRRIRLIPPVGYLEMLALEAGAKQILTDSGGVQKEAYVLGVPCITMRETTEWVETVEDGWNVLVGSDYDAIVGAARTFAPERERSDVFGKGEAARAIAAVIGQMGE, encoded by the coding sequence ATGAAGATCCTCACCGTCGTCGGCGCCCGCCCGCAGTTCATCAAGTGCGCACCCGTCTCCAGGGAACTCAGAAAAGAGCACGAGGAGATCCTGGTCCACACCGGCCAGCACTATGACCGGGAGATGTCAGACCTCTTCTTCGAGGAGCTCAAGATCCCGCGGCCGGACCACAACCTCGGGATCGGCTCGGGCACCCACGGCCGGCAGACCGGGGCGATGCTCGCCGGGATCGAGGAGGTGATCCTGGCCGAGGAGCCCGATCTCCTCCTCGTCTACGGCGACACGAACTCCACCCTGGCAGGCGCCCTGGCGGCGGCGAAACTCCACGTGCCGGTGGCTCACGTCGAGGCCGGCCTGCGGAGCTTCGACCGCCGGATGCCCGAGGAGATCAACCGGGTGCTCACCGATCATATCTCAGACCTCCTCCTCTGCCCGACAGAGACGGCGGTCGAGAACCTGCGGAGAGAGGGGATCACCGCCGGCGTCCACCTCACCGGCGACGTGATGGTCGACGCCCTTCTCGAGCACGCAGAGGTGGCGCGGGCATCCCCGGTTCTCGCCGACCTCGGGCTTGACCATTACCGCCTCGCCACCGTCCACCGCGCCGAGAACACCGACGACCCGGCACGGCTCGCCGCGATCATGCGGGCGCTCGGCGACCTTGGCGACGTCGTCCTCCCCTGCCACCCGAGGACCGAGAAGATGCTCAAAAACGCCGGGCTGTACGAAGAGGCGAAGAGGAGGATCAGGCTCATCCCTCCGGTCGGCTACCTGGAGATGCTCGCCCTGGAAGCCGGGGCAAAACAGATCCTCACCGACTCAGGCGGCGTCCAGAAAGAGGCCTACGTCCTGGGCGTCCCCTGCATCACGATGCGGGAGACAACCGAGTGGGTGGAGACCGTCGAGGACGGCTGGAACGTGCTCGTGGGGAGCGATTACGATGCGATCGTGGGGGCCGCCCGCACATTCGCGCCCGAGAGGGAGCGGTCGGACGTCTTCGGAAAGGGAGAGGCGGCGAGGGCGATCGCGGCGGTCATCGGGCAGATGGGGGAGTGA
- a CDS encoding HepT-like ribonuclease domain-containing protein, with translation MSKREITFFLDDILEGIGAIEDYISGLSEEEFASDRKTFDAVIRNLEVIGEACSNIPDTLREQYARIPWRKIVGLRNVVIHHYFGVDPETVWFIITKQLPELREQIEKMRLTLKPPENE, from the coding sequence ATGTCTAAGCGTGAAATTACTTTCTTTCTTGACGATATTCTGGAAGGTATCGGTGCCATTGAGGACTATATCAGCGGTCTCTCTGAAGAGGAGTTCGCCAGCGACCGAAAGACCTTCGATGCCGTGATCAGGAACCTTGAGGTGATCGGCGAGGCCTGCAGCAATATCCCCGACACCCTCAGGGAGCAGTATGCCCGGATACCCTGGCGAAAAATTGTCGGCCTCAGAAACGTTGTCATTCACCATTACTTCGGTGTCGATCCTGAGACGGTCTGGTTCATCATCACCAAGCAACTCCCTGAGTTGAGAGAGCAGATCGAGAAGATGCGTCTCACTCTGAAGCCTCCAGAGAATGAGTGA
- a CDS encoding nucleotidyltransferase family protein has product MAGTVETIPETWEVRQILEILNQAKPDLQRKYGVREIGVFGSYSRNEQVEGSDVDILVDLADPIGWDVVDLRDDLEHLLGLKVDLVLKGGIDRRKNLRRSIFRDLVYV; this is encoded by the coding sequence ATGGCCGGAACGGTCGAGACAATCCCTGAAACCTGGGAGGTGCGGCAGATCCTTGAAATTCTTAATCAGGCAAAGCCCGATCTCCAGAGAAAATATGGCGTCAGGGAGATCGGCGTCTTCGGGTCCTATTCCAGAAACGAGCAGGTCGAAGGGAGCGATGTGGATATCCTGGTCGATCTTGCAGATCCAATCGGGTGGGATGTCGTGGACCTTCGGGACGACCTGGAGCATCTTCTCGGCCTTAAGGTCGACCTGGTCCTGAAAGGTGGAATCGACCGGCGCAAAAATCTGAGGAGATCCATTTTCCGGGACCTCGTCTATGTCTAA
- a CDS encoding type II toxin-antitoxin system HicB family antitoxin, giving the protein MPYKYAIEIFYSDEDEGFIAVVPELPGCSAFGATEEEALEEVKVAIELWMTVARQEGRERSPSPRARNG; this is encoded by the coding sequence ATGCCATATAAATACGCAATCGAGATCTTCTACAGCGACGAGGATGAGGGGTTTATCGCCGTCGTCCCTGAGCTTCCCGGGTGCTCTGCCTTCGGTGCGACTGAGGAGGAGGCGCTGGAGGAGGTGAAGGTCGCCATCGAGCTCTGGATGACGGTCGCCCGGCAGGAAGGAAGAGAGAGATCCCCGAGCCCTCGGGCAAGGAACGGCTGA
- a CDS encoding oligosaccharide flippase family protein yields MYFAHAVGATAYGVFSLFLAYFGIFNLIGDGGFGGAAVKRISEGRDQNAYFTAFLFLRGALLAASVVAVLALSEYLASEGTESMVFWLLIALVVAIFYGVTMNGTYGEGMVGISQTAGLLNNIVKVLIQVLAVFLGYGAAGLVGGFIAGMVAGGLFSLHFLRLRLAPFTAAHLRNLFTFSFWIFLSTSGAIVFSYADTILLGYYMTTADVGIYRIAFQFTAAATFTTVALQTTLYPKISRWHADGALDRVTLALARAVTYSLLLAVPVAVGGWILGDRLLYFFYGAGFAAGAPALAVLLLVQVVNVFMYLQTMCLNAIDRPRESFYATGTAAVVNILLDLALIPLLGIVGAAVATLITMLVNVAIARHYLARQIPVEIERGPTLHILLAAGAMAVVILLYRLAIPLSNVFLTLGAVALGGIVYGLVLLKADAGLHDEIRDLVMQLGAPWPRWL; encoded by the coding sequence ATGTACTTCGCCCATGCCGTCGGGGCGACCGCCTACGGGGTCTTCTCCCTCTTCCTCGCGTACTTCGGGATCTTCAACCTGATCGGCGACGGTGGCTTTGGCGGGGCGGCCGTCAAGCGGATATCAGAGGGGAGAGACCAGAACGCCTACTTCACCGCCTTCCTCTTTTTGAGGGGCGCCCTCCTCGCCGCCTCGGTGGTGGCGGTGCTCGCCCTCTCCGAATATCTCGCGAGCGAAGGGACCGAGAGCATGGTTTTCTGGCTCCTCATCGCCCTGGTGGTCGCCATCTTCTATGGTGTTACGATGAACGGCACCTACGGCGAGGGGATGGTCGGCATCAGCCAGACCGCCGGCCTCCTCAATAACATCGTCAAAGTCCTCATCCAGGTCCTCGCCGTCTTCCTCGGCTACGGCGCCGCCGGGCTGGTAGGCGGATTCATCGCCGGGATGGTCGCCGGCGGCCTTTTCTCCCTCCATTTCCTCCGCCTCCGCCTCGCCCCCTTCACCGCCGCCCACCTCAGAAACCTCTTCACCTTCTCCTTCTGGATCTTCCTTTCCACCAGCGGTGCCATCGTCTTCTCGTACGCCGACACGATCCTCCTCGGCTATTACATGACCACCGCCGACGTCGGCATCTACCGGATCGCCTTCCAGTTCACCGCCGCCGCCACCTTCACCACGGTCGCCCTCCAGACAACCCTGTACCCCAAGATCAGCCGCTGGCACGCCGACGGCGCCCTCGACCGTGTCACCCTCGCTCTCGCCCGCGCCGTCACCTACTCCCTCCTCCTCGCCGTCCCGGTCGCCGTCGGGGGCTGGATCCTGGGCGACCGCCTGCTCTACTTCTTCTACGGCGCGGGCTTTGCCGCGGGCGCCCCGGCCCTGGCCGTCCTCCTCCTGGTGCAGGTCGTCAACGTCTTCATGTACCTCCAGACGATGTGCCTCAACGCGATCGACCGCCCCAGGGAGTCCTTCTACGCCACCGGGACGGCGGCGGTCGTGAACATCCTCCTCGACCTCGCCCTCATCCCCCTCCTCGGGATCGTCGGGGCGGCGGTGGCGACTCTCATCACGATGCTCGTCAACGTGGCGATCGCCCGCCACTATCTCGCACGACAGATCCCGGTGGAGATCGAGCGCGGCCCCACACTCCATATCCTCCTCGCCGCGGGGGCGATGGCCGTGGTGATCCTCCTCTACCGCCTCGCAATCCCGCTCTCAAACGTCTTCCTCACCCTGGGCGCCGTCGCACTGGGGGGGATCGTCTACGGCCTCGTGCTCCTGAAGGCGGACGCTGGACTCCACGACGAGATCAGGGACCTGGTGATGCAGCTCGGGGCACCGTGGCCGCGGTGGCTGTGA